One Mycobacterium paraseoulense genomic window, AACCACCGCAGCACCCACTATGGCTTGCTTGATCACCCGGCCTCCTCAACCTTGTACAGGGTGATCCTTCGCCCCGACGACGCCCGCCAGCCAGGGCATAAAGGCTCTACCTCTGGTACCAAGCTCGGCTGTACCTGCGGCCGTTGCGCTGAGCTGCGCGGACGCTTGTGCCCCCAGTCGGACTCGAACCGACACTGGGCGGATTTTAAGTCCGCTGCCTCTGCCAATTGGGCTATGGGGGCTCGGCGGCGAATCTAGCGCGCGGCCGCCGAAACCGGGACATCGCGTCCCGCTGAAGTTGAGGGAAATTCACACCATGCGACGCGGGCAGCCATCGGCTAGTATCCGCGCCCACGCCGCTTAACCACGGCTTTCCGGCAGATGACAGATCACACCGCTATGTCGTCCGGCAGGACCGTGTTAAAACTACTGCCCTCCTCGTTAAGAAGCCGTAAACGGCTGTCACCCCGGGCCTTTCGGCCGGGAACGTGGACTCGGGGGTCGTTAGTGTTACGCCAACGCACAGGGGCCGTTACGCGAACACTCAGGGTCGATCCACCGCATGGGGGTCGGCCGTTCCGAACAGTAGGGAGCAATAAATGTCATTTCTGACGACACAGACAGAAGAGATGTTAGCTGCGGAGCAGCTGCTGTCGGGAATCAATACCAACCTGGCTGCGCAGAACGCGGGCGCGGCGGCGGCGACGACGGTGATCGCTCCCGCGGGCGCCGACCCGGTCTCGGCCCAGCAGGCGGCGATCTTCTCGGCGTACGGCACCCAATACCAGGCCATTGCCGCAGAGGCCCAGACGATGCTGGAGCAGTACGCGCAAACCCTGGGCATCAGCTCCGGCAGTTACGGGGACACCGAGGCCATCAACGCCGCCCAGGCCACTCTTGCGAGCGCCGCAAATCCCGCAGCCGCAGCTCCCGCCGCCGCGACCGCCACGCCGGGCGGTGCCCTCGACTGGCTTTCCTACCTCCTCGGTAGCACCGGCAACGGCACGAACCCGGCCATGCTCGGGGGGCTCTTCGGCCTGTCGAGCAACGGCGCCAACATCGGCAACATCGGTTTCGGCAACTGGGCCTCCGCCGGTTCCGACCTGCTCGGCCTGGCCGGTGGCGGCCTGCTCGACACCTCCGCCGCCGACGCCGCCGGTTCGGCCGCCGACGCGGCGGGCCTCGCCGATGTCACGGCGCCGATGGGTGGCGGCATGGCCGGCATGGGCGCGATGCCGATGGCCGCGGCGGGCCAGGCGAGCCTGGTCGGCAAGCTCTCGGTGCCGCCGACGTGGGCGGCCCCCGCCACCCCGGTGGTCGGCACCAGCGCCGCACCGTTGGAGACCGTGGGCTGGACCGCCGCCGCGCCGCAGGCCGGCACCGGGGGCATCATCCCCGGGATGCCGGGGATGGGCGCCGCCGCGCGCAACAGCGCCGGCTTCGGTGCGCCGCGCTACGGCGTCAAGCCGATCGTCATGCCGAAGCCGACGGCCGTCTAGGCATTGCTCACTTACTCAAGAGACGTGAAATTCCAATAGACAAAAGGAGCGGGAAACACCAATGGTTCTTGACTTTGCAGCAATTCCCCCGGAGATCACCTCCTCGCTCATCTACTCCGGTGCGAGCTCCGCGCCGCTGATGGCCGCCGCGGCGGCGTACGCCAACCTGGGGGCGGAGATCAGCACCACCGCCACCCAGTGGGAATCGATCATCTCGCTGCTGACCAGCGAGCAGTGGACGGGAGGCGGGTCGGCAGCGGCGGCGGCCGCGGCCCAGCCCATCATCACTTACCTCACCGAGACGGCGGCGACGCTCGAGCAGGCGAGCGCCCAGGCCACGGCGTCGGCGGCTGCTTTCGACGCGGTGTACGCGGCGGTGGTGCCCCCACCGTTGGTCGTGGCGAATCGAACACTGCAAGCGTCGTTGTTGCCGATGGCCATCATCCCGACCGTCGCCGCCGAGATCGCCGCATTGGACGCGGAGTACGCCGAAATGTGGGCCCAGGACGCCGCCGCGATGGCCGCGTACCAGGCGGCCTCACTGGCCGCGGGAGTCTTGACGCCCGTGACACCGCTGACCTCGACCACCAGTCCGGCGACCGCCGCGGCCGCGGACAGCGCTGCCCTCGCGGCGGACTCGACGGGCGGCACCGTCCAGGCGTTGGCGGCGCCATTGGCGGCGCCGTTGGCGGCCGCCGCGGACCCCATCACACCGACGTTCCCTGGCCTGCTGGGCTCGATCGACAACTTCCTCGGCACGCCATCGGTGCTGAACGCGATCAACGGCAGCGTGAACACCGCGGCCTGGTGGGTCATGAACGCCATCCCGACGGCCGTGTCGCTGGGCCACACCCTGGGCTCCGTGCCGTCGATCCCGTTCGCGCTCACCGACTCCGTCACTCCGCTCGCCGGCGGGATGGTGCAGGGCACCATGGTGGGCTCGGTGTCGGGAGCGGGTGCGTCGGCCGCCCTGGGCGAGGCCTCCGCGGTCGGCGGGCTGTCCGTGCCGGCCGGCTGGAATGCGGCCGCCCCGGCGTCGTTGGCCTCCTCCACCGCTCCGCTCGAGGGCTCCGGGTGGACGGCCGCGGCGGAGGCCGAGCCGGTCGCGGCGATGCCCGGGATGCCGGGCATGGCCGCTGCGGCAAAGGGCGCCGGCGCCTACGGCTCCGGACCGCGGTACGGCTTCAAGCCGATCGTCATGCCCAAGCAGGTCGTTGTCTGATGTCGGGATTACCGCTACGGGAAATAAGGGGGTACATGTCACCCGTTTGAGGCGATCAGTTAACCGGTAGGCCGTAATCTGTCCATAACGCGGCCACCACCGCATCAATTACAGCTGTTAAGACTTCGACATTGAAGGCTTGAACGACAAGGAGAAAGCAAATGGCAACACGTTTTATGACTGACCCGCACGAGATGCGGGCGATGGCGGGTCGCTTCGAGGTGCACGCCCAGACGGTTGAGGACGAGGCCCGCAAGATGTGGGCGTCGTCGATGAACATCGCCGGCTCGGGCTGGAGCGGTCAGGCGCAGGCGACCTCGTACGACACCATGGGTCAGGTCAACCAGGCCTTCCGCAACATCGTCAACATGCTCCACGGGGTGCGCGACGGGCTGATCCGCGACGCGAACAACTACGAGCAGCAAGAGCAGGCCTCGCAGCAGATCCTCGGCAGCTAACGGTCGAACCCGCTGTCTTCCAACACTTTTAAGGAGCTAAGCAATGACCATTAACTACCAGTTCGGCGATGTCGACGCCCACGGTGCCTTGATCCGCGCCCAGGCCGCGTCTTTGGAGGCTGAGCACCAGGCCATCGTTCGCGATGTGCTTGCTGCGGGTGACTTCTGGGGCGGCGCCGGTTCGGTGGCCTGCCAGGAGTTCATCACCCAGTTGGGTCGCAACTTCCAGGTGATCTACGAGCAGGCCAACGCCCACGGGCAGAAGGTGCAAAGCGCCGGCAGCAACATGGCCAGCACCGACAGCGCCGTTGGCTCCAGCTGGGCCTGACACCGCGCCTCTTCACTCGAAGGGCCCGCACACCACGGTGTGCGGGCCCTTTCGGTTGCGGGAGCCTTGGGGCCGGGCCTATCCGGCCACCGGCGACCGCGGGATGA contains:
- a CDS encoding PPE family protein, SVP subgroup, whose translation is MSFLTTQTEEMLAAEQLLSGINTNLAAQNAGAAAATTVIAPAGADPVSAQQAAIFSAYGTQYQAIAAEAQTMLEQYAQTLGISSGSYGDTEAINAAQATLASAANPAAAAPAAATATPGGALDWLSYLLGSTGNGTNPAMLGGLFGLSSNGANIGNIGFGNWASAGSDLLGLAGGGLLDTSAADAAGSAADAAGLADVTAPMGGGMAGMGAMPMAAAGQASLVGKLSVPPTWAAPATPVVGTSAAPLETVGWTAAAPQAGTGGIIPGMPGMGAAARNSAGFGAPRYGVKPIVMPKPTAV
- a CDS encoding PPE family protein, SVP subgroup, which gives rise to MVLDFAAIPPEITSSLIYSGASSAPLMAAAAAYANLGAEISTTATQWESIISLLTSEQWTGGGSAAAAAAAQPIITYLTETAATLEQASAQATASAAAFDAVYAAVVPPPLVVANRTLQASLLPMAIIPTVAAEIAALDAEYAEMWAQDAAAMAAYQAASLAAGVLTPVTPLTSTTSPATAAAADSAALAADSTGGTVQALAAPLAAPLAAAADPITPTFPGLLGSIDNFLGTPSVLNAINGSVNTAAWWVMNAIPTAVSLGHTLGSVPSIPFALTDSVTPLAGGMVQGTMVGSVSGAGASAALGEASAVGGLSVPAGWNAAAPASLASSTAPLEGSGWTAAAEAEPVAAMPGMPGMAAAAKGAGAYGSGPRYGFKPIVMPKQVVV
- a CDS encoding WXG100 family type VII secretion target codes for the protein MATRFMTDPHEMRAMAGRFEVHAQTVEDEARKMWASSMNIAGSGWSGQAQATSYDTMGQVNQAFRNIVNMLHGVRDGLIRDANNYEQQEQASQQILGS
- a CDS encoding WXG100 family type VII secretion target; translation: MTINYQFGDVDAHGALIRAQAASLEAEHQAIVRDVLAAGDFWGGAGSVACQEFITQLGRNFQVIYEQANAHGQKVQSAGSNMASTDSAVGSSWA